From the genome of Agrobacterium tumefaciens:
GTGAAATTTCAGTGCAGCCCAGGATGATCGAGTCGACACCCAATCCACGCGCCTTCTCAATGATGTCGAGATATGTCTGACGTGACGTTGCTTTGACCTCGCCACGGCATAGTTCGCTGAAGATGATGTCATGGACAGCAACCCTGTCTTCCATCTCCGGCACGAAGACCTCGATGCCATTTTGGCGCATGCGGTCGGTGTAGAAACCATGCTCCATCGTGTAGCGTGTTGCGAGAAGCAGCGGCTTGCTGCGGCCGTCAGCTTTCAGAGCTGCAGCGGTCTCGTCGATGATGTCGATCAGCGTGACGCCTGACATCTTTGCCACGGTGTCTGCGACAAGATGCATGGTGTTGGTGCAGATCAGTACACAGTCCGCACCTGCATCGGCCAGGCGGGCGCCGGCCGCACCGAGGAGCGCGCCAGCCTCATCCCAACGATCTGCCTTTTGCAGCGCAACCACCTGGGAGAAATCAAGCGAATGCATGACGAGATCAGCCGATACCAGGCCGCCGCATCTTTCGCGCACTGCCTCATTGATGAGCCGGTAGTAGGTTGCCGTCGATTCCCAGCTCATGCCGCCGATCAGTCCGATCCGTTTCATCATGTCTTCCCTCGGTATGATTTCGATTGGCCCCATGATGCCATTCATCTTGGGAGATTTTGATGCGTTGTTTACGGCGTAATGTCTGGTCCATGCATTCCATTTGCTCATTAAATTTAAAATGTGCAATTCATTTGCGCCATGAAGAAATTCGACGCATCATCGAAACATGATTGATGACCGTGACCGTCGCATTCTTGCGATTCTCCAGCAAAATGCCGAAACGCCGCTCGCCGATATCGCCGAGCAGGTTTCCCTCTCGCCATCTGCCTGTTCGCGACGACTGACCCGGCTGCGGAGTGAGGGTTACATCACCGGCACAATGGCGCTGCTGGACAGAAAAAAGGCCAATCTGCCGACGACGGTTTTCCTGCTTGTGAGAACAGGACTGCACGGCGAAGAGTGGCTCGAACGCTTTCATTCGGCGGTCAGCACAATTCCCGAAATCGTCGAGGTCCACCGGCTTACCGGCAATTTCGATTATATTCTCAAGCTGGTTCTGCCGAACGTCGAATATTACGACACGGTCTACAAGCAAATCATCCGGCGTGTCGAACTCTACGACATGTCGGCCTACATCTCGATGGAAACGGTCAAGCTGTCGACAGCTTTACCGACGACGCA
Proteins encoded in this window:
- a CDS encoding aspartate/glutamate racemase family protein, with translation MKRIGLIGGMSWESTATYYRLINEAVRERCGGLVSADLVMHSLDFSQVVALQKADRWDEAGALLGAAGARLADAGADCVLICTNTMHLVADTVAKMSGVTLIDIIDETAAALKADGRSKPLLLATRYTMEHGFYTDRMRQNGIEVFVPEMEDRVAVHDIIFSELCRGEVKATSRQTYLDIIEKARGLGVDSIILGCTEISLLIDPNSLPLPGYDSTEIHAKAAVRFALEGGTLHKAA
- a CDS encoding Lrp/AsnC family transcriptional regulator, which gives rise to MIDDRDRRILAILQQNAETPLADIAEQVSLSPSACSRRLTRLRSEGYITGTMALLDRKKANLPTTVFLLVRTGLHGEEWLERFHSAVSTIPEIVEVHRLTGNFDYILKLVLPNVEYYDTVYKQIIRRVELYDMSAYISMETVKLSTALPTTHI